Proteins encoded within one genomic window of Lysinibacillus louembei:
- a CDS encoding Y-family DNA polymerase, translated as MNYDQMPNRDIFCIDMKSFYSSCIAMQEGLDPINDAIAVVGSLTQPGAVVLAASPAMKQRFKIKTGNRRYEIPKHPDIRLYEPRMNFFLRMSVEITKLIMQYVPREAIHVYSIDESFVDLTGTTRLWGLPEETAKTIQQSIYNQFGIPSSVGMGPNMLMSKLALDLEAKRTGFAKWTFEDIPKKLWPIRPLSEMWGIGRQTEASLNAMGIYSIGDLARADLKELEKKFGVMGNQLYYHAWGVDLSTFGEPNIDIKKTKSFGQGQMLMRDYPTRKEISIVLLEMCEDVMMRMRRAGFVGRTISLGVSYSRRAQEKGFYRSTTLKEPTCETMTMYQTCVDLLDEHFAGEPARQLAVRISNLEKVQGIQLDLFDERKAQRQVLAHTIDEIRERFGPSSILRAASYTPSGTAIQRNNKIGGHLA; from the coding sequence ATGAACTACGACCAAATGCCAAATCGTGATATTTTTTGTATTGATATGAAGTCTTTTTACAGTAGTTGTATCGCGATGCAAGAGGGACTAGACCCAATTAATGACGCAATTGCTGTGGTTGGTAGTCTTACGCAACCAGGGGCTGTAGTGTTAGCAGCTTCGCCAGCGATGAAACAACGCTTTAAAATAAAAACAGGCAATAGACGCTATGAGATACCGAAACATCCTGATATTCGCTTATATGAGCCACGTATGAATTTCTTTTTACGGATGTCGGTAGAAATCACAAAATTAATCATGCAGTATGTGCCACGTGAAGCCATTCATGTGTACAGTATTGATGAAAGTTTTGTGGATTTAACAGGCACTACAAGGCTGTGGGGATTACCAGAAGAAACAGCAAAAACAATACAACAATCAATATATAATCAATTTGGTATTCCGTCCTCTGTAGGCATGGGACCAAATATGTTAATGTCGAAATTAGCGTTAGACTTGGAGGCTAAGCGTACAGGTTTTGCGAAATGGACGTTTGAGGATATACCTAAAAAGTTATGGCCAATCAGACCACTATCCGAAATGTGGGGGATTGGTAGGCAGACAGAGGCAAGCTTAAATGCTATGGGTATATACAGCATTGGCGATTTAGCTAGAGCCGATTTAAAAGAGCTGGAGAAAAAGTTTGGTGTGATGGGCAATCAGTTGTACTACCATGCATGGGGCGTAGATTTATCAACATTCGGTGAGCCGAATATCGATATTAAAAAAACCAAAAGTTTTGGGCAAGGGCAAATGCTCATGCGAGACTATCCAACACGTAAGGAAATATCTATTGTGTTGCTGGAGATGTGCGAGGATGTAATGATGCGGATGAGACGTGCTGGATTCGTCGGGCGTACGATAAGTTTAGGTGTGTCTTATAGTAGGAGAGCGCAAGAAAAGGGCTTTTACAGATCAACAACTTTAAAAGAGCCAACATGTGAAACGATGACGATGTATCAAACGTGTGTGGATTTGTTAGATGAGCATTTTGCGGGTGAACCAGCGAGACAACTTGCTGTGCGGATTTCCAATCTCGAAAAAGTCCAGGGTATACAACTAGATTTGTTTGATGAGCGAAAAGCGCAGCGGCAAGTGCTAGCTCATACTATAGATGAAATTCGTGAGCGCTTTGGTCCATCATCCATTTTACGTGCTGCATCATATACGCCGAGTGGTACAGCAATCCAAAGGAATAATAAAATCGGAGGACACTTAGCTTAA
- a CDS encoding transcriptional regulator, translating into MRNQLIKAMQRQWLLDIIYMAKDGKISKRRVKIIKIAGDTMQVYCFNKCAKRTFIVDNTLAIMPVSRREREVI; encoded by the coding sequence GTGCGAAATCAACTTATAAAAGCAATGCAACGTCAATGGCTTTTGGATATTATATATATGGCGAAGGATGGTAAAATCTCAAAGAGACGTGTGAAAATCATTAAAATAGCTGGCGATACAATGCAGGTTTATTGTTTCAATAAATGCGCTAAACGTACTTTTATAGTAGATAATACACTTGCGATTATGCCTGTTAGTAGAAGAGAGCGTGAAGTCATATGA
- a CDS encoding M15 family metallopeptidase — translation MSVTTTCRDLSELLPAAQIACRLLFQECYKTGIRNIFITETYRSQERQNYLYAQGRTRPGAIVTWTLNSNHKSRLAWDIAVAPPQSLYDIATLNKVGAIARKLGITWGGDWTGNIDRPHFEVKATWRIPTGYQLEGEVIVPSNSKMQVQLIVKDKEEITMNTWNPASPAMQTAAEAFLAQAVKDGIIQESHLKDLQNKQMTTDRLLGLYITIDQRRAAK, via the coding sequence ATGAGCGTCACAACTACTTGTCGCGACTTATCTGAGCTATTACCAGCTGCGCAAATTGCATGTAGATTGCTGTTCCAAGAATGTTATAAGACAGGCATTCGCAATATTTTTATTACCGAGACTTATCGCAGTCAAGAGCGCCAAAATTACTTGTATGCACAGGGACGTACAAGACCAGGTGCGATAGTGACTTGGACGTTAAACAGTAATCATAAGTCACGTCTTGCGTGGGATATTGCTGTAGCACCACCGCAGTCGTTATATGATATCGCAACGTTAAATAAGGTAGGGGCAATTGCTCGTAAGCTAGGTATCACGTGGGGTGGTGATTGGACAGGCAATATCGACCGCCCACATTTTGAAGTTAAAGCAACATGGAGGATACCAACAGGATACCAGCTTGAAGGTGAGGTAATCGTACCAAGTAATAGCAAGATGCAAGTACAATTAATTGTCAAAGACAAGGAGGAAATAACAATGAATACATGGAATCCAGCAAGCCCTGCAATGCAAACGGCAGCAGAGGCTTTTTTAGCGCAGGCAGTCAAGGATGGTATTATCCAAGAGTCTCATTTAAAAGACCTGCAAAACAAGCAAATGACTACTGACCGTTTGCTTGGCTTATACATCACAATTGACCAACGACGAGCTGCAAAATAA
- a CDS encoding phage holin family protein, whose translation MEGINLEYLDVAHLYLFGGVKFIDLLLLLMTLDIVTGLFKAWKNGNLWSRKSLFGYARKLLVLIVIITANIIDQVLSLNGTLTFATVLFYVANEALSITENMAQLGVLVPQNLAEKLKVIESTKHEKEHPVSEIAQELAGKGVDKKLKDGDTK comes from the coding sequence ATGGAGGGAATTAATTTGGAATATCTAGACGTGGCACATTTATATTTATTTGGAGGGGTAAAATTTATTGATTTATTATTGCTTTTAATGACTTTGGATATCGTCACAGGGTTATTTAAAGCTTGGAAAAATGGTAACTTGTGGAGCCGCAAAAGCTTGTTTGGGTATGCTCGTAAGTTGCTTGTATTAATTGTAATCATCACAGCAAACATTATCGACCAGGTATTGTCGCTAAATGGCACACTCACATTTGCGACAGTACTTTTTTATGTTGCAAATGAGGCTTTGAGTATTACGGAAAATATGGCGCAGCTTGGTGTATTGGTTCCACAAAATTTAGCTGAAAAATTGAAAGTCATCGAATCAACTAAGCATGAAAAAGAGCATCCAGTGAGTGAGATTGCTCAAGAGTTGGCCGGAAAGGGTGTTGATAAAAAATTGAAAGACGGTGACACAAAATGA
- a CDS encoding YncE family protein produces MPTQITKLNNMYFIVDCFHHRILYNDNLTDDIVEWTTIDYEFAGCHSIASDGNIFVVDNTGRNEVLVFDSTFKRVQTIPNVGHRPHKVIFKNNRFYVLSSGTQTVYCYKVVDNRLVLEFSRRMDFMGYAYCRSVKIIDGHMYFATDTPNVIYKVNYLDDSFNLVESYQLPSNITFLVDVDYYNGHFYVTNYTDINKSTDLVNFTSVYTELDLQDIPYFTSVIDGKLFFTEVGEIRNAIHSVDYIGTHTVYYSFDGLDISSERRREMYPR; encoded by the coding sequence GTGCCTACTCAAATTACAAAATTAAATAATATGTACTTTATCGTGGACTGTTTCCACCACCGTATTTTATATAATGATAATTTGACTGATGATATAGTTGAGTGGACTACAATCGACTACGAATTTGCAGGTTGTCACTCAATTGCGAGTGATGGAAATATTTTTGTGGTTGATAACACAGGACGTAATGAAGTATTAGTGTTTGATTCAACTTTTAAAAGAGTACAAACAATACCAAATGTTGGACATAGACCACATAAAGTAATATTCAAAAACAATAGGTTCTATGTATTGTCAAGTGGAACACAAACCGTATATTGTTATAAAGTTGTGGATAATAGGTTGGTCTTAGAATTTTCTAGAAGGATGGATTTTATGGGATACGCGTATTGTCGCTCAGTGAAAATCATTGATGGACACATGTATTTTGCGACAGATACGCCGAACGTCATTTACAAAGTTAATTATTTAGATGATTCATTTAATCTTGTTGAGTCATATCAATTACCATCAAATATAACTTTCTTAGTAGATGTCGATTATTACAATGGACATTTTTATGTTACAAACTATACCGATATTAACAAAAGCACCGATTTAGTCAATTTTACTAGCGTTTATACCGAGTTAGATTTGCAAGATATTCCTTACTTCACATCCGTCATTGATGGAAAATTATTTTTTACCGAAGTAGGCGAAATTCGAAATGCTATACATTCGGTTGACTACATTGGAACGCATACCGTATATTATTCTTTCGATGGTTTAGACATTTCATCTGAAAGGCGAAGGGAAATGTATCCTAGATAA
- a CDS encoding putative phage tail protein translates to MARQVNILDYLPPILLEIKELKAIAGVENPILEKLWRMIDATLNNQFIITADENGIGRYEKMLGLQVSDSDTLETRIFRVLARYQEQAPYTYRTLRLILDSLLGAGNYTMERNVEEKWLVVKIELTVKRQFEAVEDTLERMVPQNMVLTVELRYNQHSTLARFTHAQLATYTHLQLREEVLPNA, encoded by the coding sequence GTGGCTAGACAAGTAAATATTCTTGATTATTTACCACCTATTTTGCTTGAAATTAAAGAACTGAAAGCAATTGCTGGCGTAGAAAATCCAATTTTAGAAAAGCTGTGGCGTATGATTGATGCGACACTTAATAATCAATTTATTATTACAGCAGACGAAAATGGTATAGGTCGCTATGAAAAAATGCTAGGGCTTCAAGTGTCAGATTCGGACACCCTAGAAACTCGTATTTTTCGTGTATTAGCACGCTACCAAGAGCAGGCCCCATACACTTACCGGACGCTTAGATTGATATTAGATAGCTTGTTAGGCGCTGGGAATTACACAATGGAGCGTAATGTCGAAGAGAAATGGTTAGTTGTCAAAATTGAACTTACTGTAAAGCGACAATTTGAAGCTGTTGAGGACACACTCGAGCGTATGGTGCCGCAAAATATGGTTTTAACTGTTGAACTACGATACAACCAACACAGCACATTAGCGCGGTTTACGCATGCTCAATTAGCGACATACACTCATTTACAGTTAAGAGAGGAGGTTTTACCAAATGCCTAA
- a CDS encoding baseplate J/gp47 family protein, which translates to MAELNLDTTYEDLMAQKMAGIDNSLDKREGTSMIYNATAANSAETVQMLVTLKNFVDMVFADTAPREYLIRRAAERGLQPQPATYALRKGLFNIDVPIGSRYSLDELNYTVIERIAFGEFILQCETAGNVGNIFSGQLIPIDFVAGLETAMLTDVLVPGEDEEETEAFRTRYFNSFQSTAFGGNRADYKEKVGAMSGVGGVRVYRAWNGGGTVKLVIIDSQFQKPSQTLIDQVQAAVDPVGENGEGVGTAPIDHIVTVFSVEEAIVNIGLNITYQTGWTWSDVEASVQLVIDEYFSELAEQWAQAVSKEEDEQGVVIRVSQIETRLLGVDGILDIADTTLNGNTTNIELGSEEIPKRGAVSG; encoded by the coding sequence ATGGCCGAACTTAATTTAGATACGACTTACGAAGATTTAATGGCCCAAAAGATGGCAGGCATTGATAACTCGTTAGACAAGCGGGAAGGTACATCGATGATTTATAACGCAACCGCTGCTAACAGCGCAGAAACTGTGCAAATGCTAGTCACGCTTAAAAACTTTGTTGATATGGTATTTGCTGATACAGCCCCCCGTGAATATTTAATTAGACGCGCAGCTGAGCGTGGTTTACAACCCCAACCAGCTACCTATGCACTACGTAAAGGTTTGTTTAACATTGATGTGCCCATCGGCTCACGATACAGCTTAGATGAGCTAAATTACACCGTTATAGAGCGTATCGCATTTGGAGAGTTCATTTTACAATGTGAAACGGCAGGCAATGTCGGTAATATCTTTTCAGGACAACTTATTCCTATTGATTTCGTAGCAGGACTTGAAACAGCTATGCTAACAGATGTGTTAGTGCCAGGCGAAGATGAGGAAGAAACAGAGGCGTTTCGCACTCGCTATTTTAATAGCTTTCAATCGACTGCATTTGGTGGGAATAGGGCGGACTATAAGGAAAAGGTAGGTGCTATGTCTGGGGTAGGCGGCGTGCGTGTATACCGCGCTTGGAATGGTGGGGGCACCGTAAAACTTGTTATCATCGATTCGCAATTCCAAAAGCCATCACAAACCTTAATTGACCAAGTGCAAGCGGCTGTTGATCCAGTGGGAGAAAATGGCGAAGGAGTTGGAACTGCCCCAATTGACCACATTGTCACAGTATTTAGTGTAGAGGAAGCAATTGTTAATATCGGTCTTAATATCACTTATCAAACAGGCTGGACATGGTCCGATGTCGAAGCGAGCGTGCAATTGGTAATCGATGAATACTTTTCAGAATTAGCCGAACAGTGGGCGCAAGCTGTGTCTAAAGAGGAGGATGAACAAGGCGTTGTTATCCGTGTTAGCCAAATTGAGACACGCTTGTTAGGTGTTGATGGCATTTTGGATATCGCAGACACGACACTGAACGGGAATACGACAAACATCGAATTAGGCAGCGAAGAAATACCGAAAAGAGGTGCTGTAAGTGGCTAG
- a CDS encoding DUF2634 domain-containing protein, with protein MLPNAYYENDGLELDFEEAIEPSKNYKLLYDKDRCVGYVDDLEAMKQAIFLMLSVERYDHIIYSWNFGVEFNDLFGKPTYYVASEAKRRIREALLQDDRINEVDSFVVTTKKGKVHVQYTAHTIFGDVTGEREVEY; from the coding sequence ATGCTACCGAATGCTTATTACGAAAATGATGGACTTGAGCTAGATTTTGAGGAAGCTATTGAGCCATCGAAAAATTACAAATTACTATATGACAAAGATCGCTGTGTTGGCTATGTCGATGACTTAGAAGCCATGAAACAAGCGATTTTTTTAATGCTCTCAGTTGAGCGTTACGATCACATTATTTATTCGTGGAATTTTGGTGTGGAGTTTAACGACTTATTTGGCAAGCCCACATATTACGTAGCAAGCGAGGCAAAGCGTCGTATACGAGAGGCTTTGTTGCAGGATGACCGAATTAATGAGGTAGATTCATTTGTTGTTACAACCAAAAAAGGTAAAGTCCATGTGCAATACACAGCTCACACCATTTTTGGTGATGTCACAGGTGAAAGAGAGGTGGAATATTAA
- a CDS encoding DUF2577 domain-containing protein, giving the protein MSDIVKVLRQVVLEAVNAQKPTSVVYGTVISTAPLKVQVDQKLILERENLKLTRAVMDYEVDMTVDHSTENRAGGSGEAAFASHNHDYKGRKKFLIHNGLVVGDRVTMIRANGGQQYIIIDKEVV; this is encoded by the coding sequence ATGTCTGATATTGTGAAGGTTTTAAGGCAAGTGGTATTAGAGGCTGTTAATGCACAAAAGCCAACATCTGTTGTATATGGCACTGTGATTAGTACAGCGCCGCTAAAAGTGCAGGTGGATCAAAAGCTTATACTAGAACGTGAAAACTTAAAGCTGACACGAGCTGTCATGGACTATGAAGTAGATATGACTGTTGACCATTCAACTGAAAATAGAGCTGGTGGAAGTGGTGAAGCCGCATTTGCATCGCACAATCACGATTATAAAGGTCGCAAAAAGTTCCTTATTCATAATGGCTTGGTAGTGGGTGATAGGGTGACAATGATTCGTGCAAATGGTGGACAACAGTACATTATCATTGATAAAGAGGTGGTTTGA
- a CDS encoding XkdQ/YqbQ family protein, with protein sequence MAKCQLLITSRGRVFECAVEEGITWETQRKGAPGQLNFNVIKDDILGFYEGDQVRFIYDGKPIFNGFVFTKKRSNNRIISVTAFDQLWYLKNKDVVTYKGKTAAQVLQMLAKDFRLQLGIVADTKHVIATRVEDTSELFTVLDNALSITTKNTGSIYVLYDDYGKLNLRDVKMLKLDILIDEESGETFEYTTSIADNTYNKIRVYREDKKTGKRENYYAQHGENMNQWGIIQLTESLEEGENGQVKANALLALYNRKSRKLHINKVFGDTRVRGGSTLGVQMYLGDLTVANFMMVEKVKHTFSESDHRMDLSLIGGDFVA encoded by the coding sequence TTGGCTAAATGTCAGTTGTTAATTACGTCACGGGGACGAGTGTTTGAGTGCGCGGTGGAAGAAGGTATTACGTGGGAAACACAGCGAAAAGGTGCACCAGGACAGCTTAATTTCAATGTGATTAAAGATGATATTTTGGGCTTCTATGAAGGAGATCAAGTGCGATTTATTTATGATGGAAAGCCCATTTTTAACGGCTTTGTCTTCACGAAAAAGCGCTCGAATAATCGGATTATATCAGTTACAGCATTTGATCAACTGTGGTATTTAAAAAACAAAGATGTAGTCACATACAAGGGTAAAACGGCAGCACAAGTGCTACAAATGCTTGCAAAAGACTTTAGGCTGCAGCTTGGTATCGTGGCAGATACAAAACATGTCATTGCTACCCGTGTCGAGGATACGTCGGAGTTGTTTACTGTATTAGATAATGCATTAAGTATTACAACCAAAAACACAGGCTCTATATATGTCTTATACGATGATTACGGCAAGCTCAATTTACGCGATGTTAAAATGCTCAAGCTTGATATTTTAATCGATGAGGAGAGCGGCGAAACGTTTGAATACACAACATCCATCGCTGATAACACGTACAATAAGATACGTGTATACCGTGAAGACAAGAAAACGGGTAAGCGCGAAAATTACTATGCTCAACACGGCGAAAACATGAATCAGTGGGGCATTATACAGCTTACTGAAAGTCTTGAGGAAGGTGAGAATGGACAGGTCAAAGCAAACGCCTTGTTAGCCTTGTATAATCGAAAATCACGCAAACTGCACATTAATAAAGTGTTTGGTGATACGAGGGTGCGTGGTGGCTCAACGTTAGGTGTGCAAATGTATTTAGGTGACTTAACTGTTGCCAATTTTATGATGGTTGAAAAAGTGAAGCATACATTTTCTGAAAGCGACCATCGTATGGACTTAAGCTTAATCGGGGGTGATTTCGTTGCGTGA
- a CDS encoding LysM peptidoglycan-binding domain-containing protein → MYNFLLDDLQFPVAPSSMSTKFNNKNDTIVLMNEGEVNILKMPGLTDIEFEVLLPNTQYPFAVYPNGFQPATHYLEKLEKLKVSQKDFSFIVNRAMPDGSLLFDTNMRVSLEDYTIEEDAENGFDVSVTINLKQWRPYGTKKLVLNKASSANASGANKKSAAKVEQQRPTTSKQTPKTHTVKSGDTLWSIAKKYLGDGSKYTQLAKINNISNPNIIKVGQVIKLG, encoded by the coding sequence ATGTATAACTTTTTACTTGATGACTTGCAGTTTCCTGTTGCGCCATCGTCCATGAGCACAAAATTTAATAATAAGAATGACACTATCGTCCTCATGAACGAGGGTGAAGTGAATATTTTAAAAATGCCGGGTTTAACGGATATTGAGTTTGAGGTGTTACTACCCAATACGCAATATCCGTTTGCTGTTTATCCGAACGGTTTCCAGCCTGCAACACACTACCTTGAAAAGCTAGAAAAGTTAAAAGTCTCGCAAAAAGATTTTTCTTTCATTGTTAATCGTGCGATGCCAGATGGCTCATTATTATTTGACACGAATATGAGGGTATCGTTGGAAGATTATACGATCGAAGAAGATGCGGAAAATGGCTTTGACGTGAGTGTCACAATCAATCTTAAGCAGTGGCGCCCATATGGCACGAAAAAGCTTGTGCTTAATAAAGCTTCAAGTGCAAATGCTTCTGGAGCAAACAAAAAATCGGCAGCAAAAGTTGAGCAGCAGCGACCAACAACGAGCAAGCAAACGCCTAAAACACATACAGTAAAAAGCGGTGATACGTTATGGTCCATTGCAAAAAAATATTTAGGCGATGGCTCGAAATACACGCAGCTTGCCAAAATCAACAATATAAGTAATCCCAACATTATCAAAGTAGGGCAGGTGATAAAGCTTGGCTAA
- a CDS encoding tape measure protein: MATIRTAINMTDNLSPVFRSINSALQLTVSGFQNLEGASGNAVDVSRLQQAQRELARVDKMFNQIENEIRDAENAQGKFNNKIRDGTTAVDGLVNKVGALIGAYLSLQGLGNVLAISDQMANTTARLDLINDGMQTTAELQQVILDSAQRSRASYSETADTIAKLAMNAGDAFGTTMEAVAFGELLNKQFVIAGTNTEGISSATLQLTQALGSGVLRGEELNAVFEAAPTIIQSIADYLGVGIGKIRKMASDGEITADIVKNAMFTAANDINQKFESMPITWAQTWKTFKNEALWAFAPILQIINDIANSERFKRFSASATQALHIVAGAVEAVFNSIVFIGSLVYDNWSFIAPVIGAVTAALIINAAAWAWANREIVINIFMMMTASLRNLWYVATTVLSTWATYGFTAAMAALSIAISANPIGWLIGAIVVLIMLFYLAVAAVNKFAGTSISATGLIAAAFAVLGAYIYNQIAFIWNIIAALVEFFVNVWKHPMYSVKKLFYNLAENVLNQVIAMTKGWDGFATSFVNAIIKAVNLAIEAWNWFIDLLPEGFAAEVGLGKGGTFDYRESITSDLLNVKDLLGKGVGDPPDDYWEAPKMEPIALADAAKSAYDWGKNLLKPEKEKENGSPVEDAINDALALGDKVKEGNDAAKKTAKNTGKMADGVKFLNDELKYLRDLAEREAINRYTTAEIHIDNRSENHINSELDIDGIVDRFGEKVEEVAEKLAEGTVYDV, encoded by the coding sequence ATGGCAACGATACGTACAGCAATTAATATGACAGATAATTTAAGTCCTGTTTTTCGCTCGATAAATAGTGCATTGCAACTTACGGTTAGTGGATTTCAAAATCTTGAAGGTGCTTCGGGAAATGCTGTAGACGTTTCGCGCTTACAACAAGCGCAGCGTGAACTAGCACGAGTAGATAAAATGTTTAATCAAATCGAAAACGAAATTCGTGATGCTGAGAATGCACAAGGAAAATTTAACAATAAAATTAGAGATGGTACAACTGCTGTAGATGGGTTAGTAAATAAAGTAGGTGCCTTAATAGGTGCTTATTTGTCATTACAAGGATTAGGTAACGTACTTGCTATTTCTGACCAGATGGCTAATACTACAGCTAGATTGGACTTAATAAACGATGGAATGCAAACAACAGCAGAATTACAACAAGTGATTTTGGATAGTGCTCAACGCTCTCGAGCATCCTACTCAGAAACCGCAGATACTATAGCAAAATTGGCGATGAATGCTGGCGATGCATTTGGAACAACAATGGAAGCAGTAGCATTTGGTGAACTACTGAACAAGCAGTTTGTAATTGCAGGAACAAATACAGAAGGTATTTCATCAGCTACCTTACAGTTAACGCAAGCTCTGGGTTCGGGTGTACTCCGAGGAGAGGAATTAAATGCAGTATTCGAAGCGGCTCCAACCATCATTCAAAGTATTGCAGATTATTTAGGTGTAGGTATTGGAAAGATAAGAAAAATGGCATCAGATGGCGAAATTACTGCTGATATTGTGAAGAATGCAATGTTTACAGCTGCTAATGATATAAATCAAAAATTTGAAAGTATGCCTATAACGTGGGCGCAAACATGGAAAACATTTAAAAATGAAGCTTTATGGGCGTTTGCTCCAATTTTACAAATAATAAATGATATTGCTAATAGTGAAAGGTTTAAACGATTTAGTGCAAGTGCAACGCAAGCTTTGCACATCGTAGCGGGGGCTGTGGAAGCAGTTTTTAACTCAATAGTGTTTATTGGCTCACTTGTATACGATAATTGGTCATTTATAGCTCCTGTCATTGGAGCTGTTACAGCAGCATTAATAATCAATGCAGCTGCGTGGGCGTGGGCGAATCGCGAAATAGTAATTAATATTTTCATGATGATGACAGCGTCATTACGCAATCTGTGGTATGTGGCAACGACAGTTTTATCTACATGGGCTACATACGGGTTCACAGCTGCAATGGCAGCTCTCAGCATCGCAATTTCAGCGAATCCTATTGGGTGGCTAATTGGAGCTATAGTAGTATTAATTATGTTATTTTACCTTGCTGTAGCCGCAGTCAATAAATTTGCAGGTACATCAATAAGTGCAACAGGATTAATAGCCGCAGCGTTTGCAGTATTAGGAGCTTATATTTACAACCAAATCGCATTTATTTGGAATATCATAGCTGCATTAGTCGAGTTCTTTGTTAATGTGTGGAAACATCCAATGTACTCAGTAAAAAAATTATTTTATAATCTTGCGGAAAATGTACTAAATCAAGTGATTGCTATGACCAAAGGTTGGGACGGATTTGCAACAAGCTTTGTCAATGCGATTATAAAAGCCGTCAACCTAGCTATAGAAGCGTGGAATTGGTTTATTGACCTATTGCCTGAAGGTTTTGCGGCAGAAGTTGGCTTAGGTAAAGGAGGAACATTTGATTACCGAGAGTCTATCACTAGCGACTTATTAAATGTTAAGGATTTACTAGGGAAAGGCGTAGGAGATCCGCCAGATGATTATTGGGAAGCGCCAAAAATGGAGCCTATTGCTTTGGCAGATGCAGCTAAATCAGCCTATGACTGGGGCAAAAACCTTCTAAAACCTGAAAAGGAAAAAGAGAATGGAAGTCCTGTTGAAGACGCCATCAACGATGCCCTAGCTCTTGGCGACAAAGTGAAGGAAGGCAACGACGCAGCAAAGAAAACAGCTAAAAACACAGGCAAGATGGCAGATGGAGTTAAATTTTTAAATGACGAGCTGAAATATTTGCGTGACTTAGCCGAGCGTGAGGCTATAAACCGCTATACAACAGCCGAAATTCACATCGACAATCGCAGCGAAAATCACATTAACAGCGAGCTAGACATCGACGGTATCGTTGATCGTTTCGGTGAAAAAGTTGAAGAGGTTGCCGAGAAACTAGCGGAGGGGACTGTATACGATGTATAA
- a CDS encoding phage tail assembly chaperone: MSNLQAFFAHNKKKQDNIKRAISKSFVDENGNAVEWEFAPISPERDAELKSESTKRSLITQGKRKGQYNTDFDHFKYQRLLTVESIVFPNLNDKELQDSYGVLGADELLGKMLTIGEIAEAAAAAQAANGYEVELDELVEEVKN; encoded by the coding sequence ATGAGTAACTTACAAGCGTTTTTCGCGCATAACAAAAAGAAACAGGACAATATTAAGCGAGCGATTTCAAAAAGTTTCGTTGACGAAAACGGAAATGCCGTTGAATGGGAGTTTGCGCCAATCTCACCAGAACGTGATGCTGAGCTTAAATCGGAATCTACAAAGCGCTCTTTGATTACACAAGGTAAGCGCAAAGGGCAGTACAACACTGATTTTGACCACTTTAAATACCAGCGTCTTTTAACAGTTGAATCTATTGTATTCCCTAACCTAAATGACAAAGAGCTGCAAGATTCGTATGGCGTTTTAGGAGCTGATGAATTGCTTGGTAAAATGCTAACAATCGGTGAAATTGCAGAAGCGGCAGCGGCAGCACAAGCGGCAAATGGCTATGAGGTTGAGCTTGACGAACTCGTAGAAGAAGTAAAAAACTAA